One window of Aliarcobacter lanthieri genomic DNA carries:
- a CDS encoding MOSC domain-containing protein — MKQIGKVLEIFSAKKDSISSLPRPKVEKLNLIKDYGIELDKFALKNLDQTVMIVGLKSYQIAKNYGINLEFGSLGENILLDFDPHDFEVGIKLQIEEGILEITQICTVCNHLSIFDENLPKLLKGHRGVYCRILESGLVLKDTKVNLIKG, encoded by the coding sequence GTGAAACAAATAGGCAAAGTTTTAGAAATTTTTAGTGCTAAAAAAGATTCTATTTCTTCTTTACCTCGACCAAAGGTTGAAAAATTAAATTTAATTAAAGATTATGGAATAGAGTTAGATAAATTTGCTTTGAAAAATCTTGATCAGACAGTTATGATTGTAGGATTAAAATCTTATCAAATAGCGAAAAACTATGGAATTAATTTAGAGTTTGGAAGTTTAGGTGAGAATATTTTACTAGATTTTGACCCACATGATTTTGAAGTAGGTATTAAATTACAAATAGAAGAAGGTATCCTAGAAATTACTCAAATTTGTACCGTTTGTAATCATTTGAGTATTTTTGATGAAAACTTACCAAAATTATTAAAAGGACATAGGGGAGTTTATTGTAGAATTTTGGAAAGTGGTTTAGTATTAAAAGATACTAAAGTAAATTTAATAAAAGGATAA
- a CDS encoding DsrE family protein, with product MKKLLLICIFAIYSFGVSTFSNPQPSFESPRKVVYSLYVNDLDTVKATVGSMYNILKEYPAESLKIVVVAYGKGMRVFKNDYDKTTLDRIKSLMEYDVEFIGCRNTMETMGWKDEDFIDGMSFVQAGIVEVIERQVDGYIGITAY from the coding sequence ATGAAAAAACTACTATTAATTTGCATATTTGCTATTTATTCATTTGGAGTAAGTACTTTTAGCAATCCACAACCAAGCTTTGAAAGCCCACGAAAAGTTGTTTACTCTTTATATGTAAATGATTTAGATACTGTAAAAGCAACAGTTGGTTCTATGTATAATATTTTAAAAGAATATCCAGCTGAAAGTCTAAAAATAGTCGTAGTTGCTTATGGAAAAGGAATGAGAGTTTTTAAAAATGACTATGATAAAACAACTTTGGATAGAATAAAATCATTAATGGAATATGATGTTGAGTTTATAGGATGTAGAAATACTATGGAAACTATGGGATGGAAAGATGAAGATTTTATTGATGGTATGAGTTTTGTACAAGCTGGAATTGTGGAAGTTATAGAACGTCAGGTTGATGGATATATAGGTATTACAGCTTACTAA
- a CDS encoding alpha/beta hydrolase family protein, translated as MLKKFLVLITLFVSSLFANITKDDCIKKGEGFIFVQNECTNYKKFDGDGDSLNILIHGTWDEGSDTLARYSPFAEDITMMSDISTIAIALPGYSQSSSNKLLPLGSKEVKNLAATKEYIEFLVSLVEALKEKYSSSKINLIGHSAGCLMSSTLLGLKPNLVDNLVCVGGVYDIHQRSDDKNLISAIDVVDNISKNTKIVLIYGTEDDISTPQMTIDFYNLAKSKGLDVKLVEVKNGVHIDLDMTTESKNAIVELVEE; from the coding sequence ATGTTAAAGAAGTTTTTAGTTTTAATAACATTATTTGTAAGTTCACTTTTTGCAAATATTACAAAAGATGATTGTATTAAAAAAGGAGAAGGATTTATATTTGTACAAAATGAATGTACAAATTATAAAAAATTTGATGGAGATGGAGATTCTTTAAATATCCTTATTCATGGAACATGGGATGAAGGAAGTGATACTCTTGCTAGATATTCACCTTTTGCCGAAGATATAACAATGATGAGTGATATTTCTACTATTGCTATTGCACTTCCAGGATACTCACAAAGTTCGTCAAATAAACTTCTTCCTCTTGGAAGTAAAGAAGTAAAGAATTTAGCTGCTACAAAAGAGTATATAGAGTTCTTAGTTAGTTTAGTAGAAGCTTTAAAAGAAAAATATAGTTCTTCAAAAATAAATTTAATAGGACACAGTGCAGGGTGTTTGATGAGTTCAACACTTCTTGGATTAAAACCTAATTTAGTAGATAATCTTGTTTGTGTTGGTGGAGTTTATGATATTCATCAAAGAAGTGATGATAAAAATCTAATTTCAGCTATTGATGTTGTAGATAATATTTCAAAAAATACTAAAATAGTTTTAATTTATGGAACAGAAGATGATATTTCAACTCCACAAATGACAATAGATTTTTATAATTTAGCAAAATCAAAAGGTTTAGATGTAAAATTGGTTGAGGTTAAAAATGGTGTTCATATAGACTTAGACATGACAACGGAGTCTAAAAATGCTATAGTTGAATTAGTTGAAGAGTAG
- a CDS encoding MBL fold metallo-hydrolase, which produces MLKKITFSVLFCSFTFGFDYNLKPQKVSEDVWCFFGKTEVPSKENGGFMANSCYINAKDSYVLIDSGTSYNFAKQAYEAMQQIEKLPVSNIIITHEHDDHWMGNSFYKDKFNSTIYAPKSINENYGENSRPRIFQILDSKDMENTKIIKADIIINNDEIVKIGNKEIKIIHTKLTAHTNNDLIVYLPNEKVIFTGDIIMNERITSNRDGSVIGTLKAIDLIESFNWDTLVAGHGKITDKTALEHTKNYFTLLKTRVLEAIEAGTTAGEINKIVTMDEFKDIAMFDELNSRNIFDAFTELEFYDEN; this is translated from the coding sequence ATGTTAAAGAAAATTACATTTTCAGTACTTTTTTGCTCTTTTACTTTTGGTTTTGATTATAACTTAAAACCACAAAAAGTAAGTGAAGATGTTTGGTGTTTTTTTGGAAAGACTGAAGTTCCATCAAAAGAAAATGGTGGATTTATGGCAAATTCTTGCTATATAAATGCAAAAGACAGCTATGTCTTAATTGATAGTGGCACAAGTTACAATTTTGCTAAACAAGCTTATGAAGCTATGCAACAAATAGAAAAATTACCTGTTAGTAATATAATAATCACTCATGAACATGATGACCATTGGATGGGAAATAGTTTTTATAAAGATAAATTTAATAGCACAATTTATGCTCCAAAATCTATAAATGAGAACTATGGTGAAAATTCTCGTCCTAGAATTTTTCAAATTTTAGATTCTAAAGATATGGAAAATACAAAAATTATAAAAGCAGATATTATAATAAATAATGATGAAATAGTAAAAATAGGAAATAAAGAGATAAAAATTATACATACAAAATTAACTGCACATACAAATAATGATTTAATAGTGTATTTACCAAATGAAAAGGTAATATTTACTGGTGATATAATTATGAATGAAAGGATTACATCAAATAGAGATGGTTCTGTTATTGGGACTTTAAAAGCTATTGATTTAATAGAGAGTTTTAATTGGGATACTTTAGTTGCAGGACATGGGAAAATTACAGATAAAACTGCATTAGAACATACAAAAAACTATTTTACTCTTTTAAAAACAAGAGTTTTAGAAGCTATTGAAGCTGGAACAACAGCAGGAGAAATTAATAAAATTGTAACAATGGACGAATTTAAAGATATTGCTATGTTTGATGAACTAAATAGTAGAAATATTTTTGATGCTTTTACAGAGCTAGAATTTTATGATGAAAACTAA
- a CDS encoding HD-GYP domain-containing protein, producing MDKKKQMAFNLNNFLLAFSEILDSKKTSYISLHLGLEYSFEAKKLADLCSYSLISNLPKNDIEEFDFLDNSHLEDKAFQDIIKLSKDICTKFDFHKNSVKQRVECLEYIKNNEDIYSKDLIEKFYKISNQLSFWLDLENESEIVMFIYSNLSDFTKALDFEDILNMTTIFHKFQNLNSKILKYASIITDYFEFEHKDKQIFLIAISLQNIGKLYIPKDILEKIEPLTYEEKEIIKSYPYHTKRVLNSIMGFSDICNLSFKVQERLDGSGTFGLSAKDLSFKDRLLISLVIYSALREKKAYRDSFSHKETIDIMKNEAKRNKIDDSIVDIFDKILE from the coding sequence ATGGATAAAAAAAAACAGATGGCATTTAATTTAAACAATTTTCTACTAGCTTTTAGTGAAATATTAGATAGTAAAAAAACTTCATATATATCTTTACATTTAGGGTTAGAATATAGTTTTGAAGCTAAAAAATTGGCTGATTTATGTTCATATTCATTAATATCAAATCTTCCAAAAAATGATATAGAAGAATTTGATTTTTTAGATAATTCACATTTAGAAGATAAAGCTTTTCAAGATATTATAAAACTTTCAAAAGATATTTGTACAAAATTTGATTTTCATAAAAATAGTGTAAAACAAAGAGTTGAATGTCTAGAGTATATAAAAAATAATGAGGATATTTATAGTAAAGATTTGATAGAAAAATTTTATAAAATTTCAAATCAACTTTCATTTTGGCTTGATTTAGAAAATGAAAGTGAAATAGTGATGTTTATTTATTCAAATTTGAGTGATTTTACAAAAGCTTTAGATTTTGAAGATATTTTAAATATGACTACAATATTCCATAAATTCCAAAATCTAAATTCAAAGATTTTAAAATATGCTTCAATAATCACAGATTATTTTGAATTTGAACATAAAGATAAACAAATTTTTTTAATAGCAATATCACTCCAAAATATAGGAAAATTATATATTCCAAAAGATATTTTAGAAAAAATTGAGCCTTTAACTTATGAAGAAAAAGAGATAATAAAATCATATCCATATCACACAAAAAGAGTTTTAAACTCTATTATGGGATTTTCTGATATTTGTAATCTTAGTTTTAAAGTTCAAGAAAGGCTTGATGGCAGTGGAACTTTTGGTTTAAGTGCAAAGGATTTGAGTTTTAAAGATAGATTGCTTATTTCTTTGGTGATTTATAGTGCTTTAAGAGAGAAAAAAGCTTATAGAGATAGTTTTTCTCATAAAGAAACAATAGATATTATGAAAAATGAAGCTAAAAGAAATAAAATAGATGACAGTATAGTAGATATTTTTGATAAGATACTAGAATAA
- the dgt gene encoding dGTPase — protein MINYKEKFTLDREFYPSKDIEITIESDRGRIFSSSAFRRLQKRTQVFALELNASIRSRLTHSLEVGQNARYIARTILDELKKEKLETYGLDDLENAFISTSEMTSLIHDIGNPPFGHFAEETINKWIKINILPILDRLESTTQEAKELKKLISKDICNYDGNAQAIRIITKLQRLNLSYFQIIAVLKYTRGAFEEKPLKEDRLSYLKKKPGFYYSEKELVEKIQDKLKIKVGHRFPITYIMEAADDISYLTADLEDSVEKGILSLDEVYNIIKIECQKQNEEFLLEIIEKQYEKAKKDDEPYQFNMFFTFLRVGLVTSFVRHVSSVFVQNHQAIFEGSFNHALLEYDKESKYYKALKVLQDISIKYIYQNREVQTLELQAYTIINSLFDIYKPLLELKNEDFSKLLKDEKIDCFISKRLIKRVSSKQIVAYKNDVEKLNIDNIEEFNILEYYYRVRLIIDYISGMTDDFALEEYKILSAIK, from the coding sequence ATGATAAATTATAAAGAAAAGTTTACTTTAGATAGAGAGTTTTATCCATCAAAAGATATAGAAATAACAATTGAAAGTGATAGAGGAAGAATTTTTTCATCATCAGCATTTAGAAGATTACAAAAAAGAACTCAAGTTTTTGCTTTAGAATTAAATGCTTCTATTCGTTCACGACTTACTCACTCACTTGAAGTTGGACAAAATGCAAGATATATTGCTAGAACTATTTTAGATGAGTTGAAAAAAGAGAAGTTGGAAACTTATGGATTAGATGATTTAGAAAATGCCTTTATTTCTACTTCTGAGATGACAAGTTTGATTCATGATATAGGAAATCCACCTTTTGGGCATTTTGCAGAAGAGACTATAAATAAATGGATAAAGATAAATATTTTACCGATTTTAGATAGGCTTGAATCAACAACACAAGAAGCTAAAGAATTAAAAAAATTAATATCTAAAGATATTTGTAACTATGATGGAAATGCTCAAGCTATAAGAATTATAACAAAACTTCAAAGATTAAATTTATCATATTTTCAAATAATTGCTGTTTTAAAATATACAAGAGGTGCTTTTGAAGAAAAACCTTTAAAAGAAGATAGATTATCATATTTGAAGAAAAAACCAGGATTTTATTATAGTGAAAAAGAATTAGTTGAAAAAATACAAGATAAACTTAAAATAAAAGTAGGGCATAGATTTCCAATAACTTATATCATGGAAGCTGCAGATGATATTTCATATCTAACTGCTGATTTAGAAGATAGTGTTGAAAAAGGAATTTTATCTTTAGATGAAGTTTATAATATCATAAAAATAGAGTGCCAAAAACAAAATGAAGAGTTTTTATTAGAAATCATAGAAAAACAGTATGAAAAGGCAAAAAAAGATGATGAACCATATCAATTTAATATGTTTTTTACATTTTTAAGAGTTGGTTTGGTTACAAGTTTTGTAAGACATGTTTCAAGTGTATTTGTACAAAATCATCAAGCTATTTTTGAAGGAAGTTTCAATCACGCACTTTTAGAGTATGATAAAGAAAGTAAATATTATAAAGCTTTGAAAGTTTTACAAGATATTTCAATAAAATATATCTATCAAAATAGAGAAGTTCAAACTTTGGAACTTCAAGCTTATACAATTATCAACTCTTTGTTTGATATTTATAAACCACTTTTAGAGTTAAAAAATGAAGATTTTTCAAAACTTTTAAAAGATGAAAAAATAGATTGTTTTATATCAAAAAGATTGATAAAAAGAGTCTCTTCTAAACAAATAGTAGCTTATAAAAATGATGTTGAAAAACTTAATATTGATAATATTGAAGAGTTCAATATTTTAGAATATTATTATAGAGTTAGACTAATAATTGACTATATTAGTGGGATGACTGATGATTTTGCTTTGGAAGAGTACAAAATATTATCTGCTATAAAATGA
- a CDS encoding 7TM diverse intracellular signaling domain-containing protein, protein MLKFFYKIVLLFIIFSSNIYANIVNIDESTKNINLLQDSEIYIDKTRSLTIEDIKNSNINFEKNDKDILAYGYSPHFDVWIKITIKNNSNKKIYKIIEYNNPLTTNIDFFDLNKNIHIQDGFLVESFDKSAINPIFKIELNPNEENIYFVKASSNITTLIIDLKLLDDKNFYKKEIKHQLILSIFFGSMFVLAIYNLFIYFFTRDISYLYYVLYIFGLILHHLIYVGFAKLYVFDLNSLNLLIEFAALLVAIPIYFLGLFTKSFLQTTQYPRLNKVLNGFLIFIPISVIFFLLTEEYDKYRTNALMLFLIFLMFVTIYASIKKNRQAYFILFAWIIFLSSGLLMTLSSMGIYNTLPFPYLIEISFVVEALIFSIALANRITNLQKEKDEANQKLILQQENETKRLSKKVDLRTKDLKIALNEKEVLLKELNHRVKNNMQTIVSLIRLQSDEIEDEKLKAILTTTQNRIGAMGHLHELLYTQENIDFIDVYEYFETLIDEVKSSYDDSINIYFDIQTKLKMEQAIYCGLIINELVTNSFKYAFLNKKGNIYISLEKSNNILKLTIKDDGIGFDKENIEFSLGLTLVSTLAINQLKGEIDIKAKEGTLITIWWNEDE, encoded by the coding sequence GTGCTAAAATTTTTTTATAAGATAGTTCTTCTTTTTATTATATTTTCATCAAATATTTATGCCAATATTGTAAATATAGATGAGAGCACGAAAAATATAAATTTACTTCAAGATAGTGAAATCTATATAGATAAAACTAGAAGCTTAACTATTGAAGATATAAAAAATTCAAACATAAATTTTGAAAAAAATGATAAGGATATCCTTGCTTATGGATATTCTCCACATTTTGATGTTTGGATAAAAATAACTATTAAAAATAATTCAAATAAAAAGATTTACAAAATTATTGAATATAATAATCCTCTTACAACTAATATAGATTTTTTTGATTTAAATAAAAACATACATATACAAGATGGTTTTTTAGTTGAGAGTTTTGATAAATCAGCAATAAATCCAATATTTAAAATAGAATTAAATCCAAATGAAGAAAATATATATTTTGTTAAGGCATCATCAAATATAACAACTTTAATAATAGATTTAAAACTTTTAGATGATAAAAATTTTTATAAAAAAGAGATAAAACATCAGTTGATACTTTCTATATTTTTTGGCTCTATGTTTGTTCTTGCAATTTATAATCTTTTTATATATTTCTTTACAAGAGACATAAGTTATCTATATTATGTTTTATATATTTTTGGATTAATTCTTCATCATCTTATATATGTAGGATTTGCAAAACTTTATGTTTTTGATTTAAACTCTCTTAATCTTTTAATAGAATTTGCAGCACTTCTAGTTGCAATTCCCATTTATTTTTTAGGACTATTTACAAAAAGTTTTTTACAAACTACTCAATATCCAAGATTAAATAAAGTATTAAATGGGTTCTTAATATTTATTCCTATAAGTGTTATATTTTTTCTTCTAACAGAAGAGTATGATAAATATAGAACAAATGCATTAATGTTATTTTTAATATTTTTAATGTTTGTTACAATATATGCTTCAATAAAGAAAAATAGACAAGCTTATTTTATACTTTTTGCATGGATTATATTTTTATCTTCTGGTTTATTGATGACATTATCAAGTATGGGTATATATAATACTCTTCCTTTTCCATATTTAATTGAAATATCATTTGTAGTTGAAGCTTTAATATTTTCTATTGCTTTGGCAAATAGGATTACAAACTTACAAAAAGAAAAAGATGAAGCAAATCAGAAATTGATATTACAACAAGAAAATGAAACAAAAAGATTATCAAAGAAAGTAGATTTAAGAACAAAAGATTTAAAAATTGCTCTTAATGAAAAAGAAGTTTTACTTAAAGAGTTAAATCATAGAGTTAAAAATAATATGCAAACTATTGTATCTTTGATAAGGCTTCAAAGTGATGAAATCGAAGATGAAAAGTTAAAGGCTATTTTAACTACTACTCAAAATAGAATTGGTGCAATGGGACATCTCCATGAACTTTTATATACTCAAGAAAATATAGATTTTATAGATGTTTATGAGTATTTTGAAACATTAATTGATGAAGTGAAATCTAGCTATGATGATTCTATAAATATTTATTTTGATATTCAAACGAAGCTGAAGATGGAGCAAGCAATTTATTGTGGGTTGATTATAAATGAACTTGTAACAAACTCTTTTAAATATGCTTTTTTAAATAAAAAAGGAAATATTTATATATCTTTAGAAAAAAGTAATAATATCTTAAAATTAACTATTAAAGATGATGGAATAGGTTTTGATAAAGAAAATATAGAATTTTCACTTGGGCTAACTTTAGTAAGTACTTTAGCTATTAATCAACTAAAAGGAGAAATTGATATAAAAGCAAAAGAAGGTACATTAATAACTATTTGGTGGAATGAAGATGAATAA
- a CDS encoding response regulator, with amino-acid sequence MKMNNEKILIIEDDAIVALDIKRILNNLNYEITDIVSNYEDTIKSIKYKKPTIIFSDINLGKNKIDGIDIVSEIQKDYYIPVIYLTAYSDENTIQRAIRTDPLGYILKPFKKEDIKSTLLLSLYKIQDEKFEQNNSYIILEENYSYDLKNEILFYKSKPIKLSHKEKQLFKILIEAKGQIVSFKEIEHSIWQDFTVCNSNLRTLIYRLRTKLNYKIIETIPSLGCKISK; translated from the coding sequence ATGAAGATGAATAATGAAAAAATATTGATTATAGAAGATGATGCTATTGTGGCTCTTGATATAAAAAGAATTCTTAATAACTTAAATTATGAAATTACAGATATTGTTTCTAACTATGAAGATACAATAAAAAGTATAAAATATAAAAAACCAACTATTATTTTTTCTGATATAAATTTAGGAAAGAATAAAATAGATGGAATAGATATTGTAAGTGAAATACAAAAAGATTATTATATACCAGTGATCTATCTTACAGCTTATAGTGATGAAAACACTATTCAACGAGCTATTAGGACAGATCCTTTAGGATATATTCTAAAACCATTTAAAAAAGAAGATATAAAATCTACTTTACTTTTATCTTTATATAAAATTCAAGATGAAAAATTTGAACAAAATAATTCTTATATAATATTAGAAGAAAATTATTCTTATGATCTAAAAAATGAAATACTCTTTTATAAATCAAAACCAATTAAACTAAGCCACAAAGAAAAACAATTATTTAAAATATTAATTGAAGCAAAAGGGCAGATTGTTTCTTTTAAAGAAATAGAGCATTCTATTTGGCAAGATTTTACTGTTTGTAATAGTAATCTTAGAACCTTAATTTATCGTTTAAGAACAAAATTAAATTATAAAATAATAGAAACTATCCCTAGTTTAGGCTGCAAAATCTCAAAATAA
- a CDS encoding tetratricopeptide repeat protein has translation MADKNFGFQGNIPPNVSIEDNIKKALEYKETHSALETLNWFRKMVAPQSQNPDGTPNWDFKMYKKIYIHLLFIVIIFNACATNQTENTILNEDKKRLSSKDLEQAQIYNKNKEYKKLLELYEEYAIKEDFFAEYGLGYIYHSGKGVEKDIKKAIEWYEKSANQGYDRAEYELGNIYHSGKDIEKDINKAIEWYEKSANQGYSKAQFRLGSLYYFEKEIKDNDKAFYWYEKAAIQGHSDAQANLGYMYEKGLGVEQDYKKFIEWLEKSANQGNPNAYFNLGIAYYNGKGVRQNHQKGLEMFKKSLNQKEKLKKVDIDRLCKEFPTVCIDTKLKF, from the coding sequence ATGGCTGATAAAAATTTTGGATTTCAAGGAAATATACCTCCTAATGTATCTATTGAAGATAATATAAAAAAAGCTTTAGAATATAAAGAGACTCATAGTGCTTTAGAAACATTAAATTGGTTTAGAAAAATGGTTGCACCACAAAGTCAAAATCCCGATGGAACACCAAATTGGGATTTTAAAATGTATAAAAAAATATATATACACTTACTATTTATAGTAATAATTTTTAATGCTTGTGCTACAAATCAAACAGAAAATACAATTTTAAATGAAGATAAAAAAAGACTATCAAGTAAAGATTTAGAACAAGCTCAGATATATAATAAAAATAAAGAGTATAAAAAATTATTAGAATTATATGAAGAGTATGCTATCAAAGAAGATTTTTTTGCTGAATATGGTTTAGGATATATTTATCATTCAGGTAAAGGTGTTGAAAAAGACATAAAGAAAGCTATTGAATGGTACGAAAAATCTGCTAATCAAGGATATGATAGAGCAGAATATGAATTAGGAAATATTTATCATTCAGGTAAAGATATTGAAAAAGATATAAATAAAGCTATTGAATGGTACGAGAAATCAGCCAATCAAGGCTATTCTAAAGCACAATTTAGATTAGGGAGTCTTTATTATTTTGAAAAAGAAATAAAAGACAATGATAAAGCATTTTATTGGTATGAAAAAGCTGCTATTCAAGGACATTCTGATGCACAAGCTAATCTTGGATATATGTATGAAAAAGGATTAGGAGTAGAACAAGATTATAAAAAATTTATTGAATGGTTAGAAAAATCAGCAAATCAAGGAAATCCAAATGCTTATTTTAATCTTGGAATCGCATATTACAATGGAAAAGGTGTCCGTCAAAATCATCAAAAAGGACTTGAAATGTTTAAGAAATCATTAAATCAAAAAGAAAAACTTAAAAAAGTAGATATTGATAGATTATGTAAAGAATTTCCAACTGTTTGTATTGATACAAAATTAAAATTTTAA
- a CDS encoding DUF2059 domain-containing protein, translating into MYRKVFINLFIIIVFFSACASTNTKIIVEEPKKSQAEILIDSSPIKEYYDNLIQNFKALNTLMKDKEMYEILNEFTNKYFSYENIKQKLVNIISNNFTEAELVELNAYYNTQIGKKYREKLPKIISDMQVKSMFVFEEKKDILSKMVQQRATKIKNNEKEMANILAKNMNREFKIEPTKIDIKKEVNKNKSQAEILLDKPIYEEMFSKGMKIGIEEKIKQFPQLLLFKDIMEEFVSKYMNYEELKPVFIKVFNDNFTEDELSEINRFESTKFGEKYNKQFPKLYEEIKDIYKNILIEHKEDLKKIIEEGINKK; encoded by the coding sequence ATGTATAGAAAAGTTTTTATAAACCTGTTTATAATAATAGTGTTTTTTAGCGCTTGTGCTTCTACAAATACAAAAATCATAGTAGAAGAACCAAAAAAATCACAAGCAGAGATTTTAATTGATAGTAGTCCCATAAAAGAATATTATGATAACTTAATTCAAAATTTTAAAGCATTGAATACACTTATGAAAGATAAAGAGATGTATGAAATCTTAAATGAATTTACTAATAAATACTTCTCTTATGAAAATATAAAACAAAAGTTAGTAAATATCATATCAAATAATTTTACAGAAGCTGAATTGGTAGAATTAAATGCTTATTACAATACACAAATTGGTAAAAAGTACAGAGAGAAACTTCCTAAAATTATTTCAGATATGCAAGTAAAATCTATGTTTGTTTTTGAAGAAAAGAAAGATATCCTCTCTAAAATGGTGCAACAAAGAGCTACTAAAATTAAAAATAATGAAAAAGAAATGGCAAATATACTAGCAAAAAATATGAATAGAGAGTTTAAAATTGAGCCAACAAAAATAGATATCAAAAAAGAAGTAAATAAAAATAAATCACAAGCAGAAATTCTTCTTGATAAACCAATATATGAAGAAATGTTTTCAAAAGGTATGAAAATAGGTATAGAAGAAAAAATTAAACAATTCCCACAATTATTACTTTTCAAAGATATAATGGAAGAATTTGTATCAAAATATATGAATTATGAAGAATTAAAACCAGTTTTTATAAAAGTTTTCAATGATAATTTTACAGAAGATGAATTATCTGAAATAAATAGATTTGAATCTACTAAGTTTGGAGAAAAATATAACAAGCAATTTCCAAAACTTTATGAAGAAATAAAAGATATATATAAAAATATTTTGATAGAACATAAAGAGGATTTGAAAAAAATAATAGAAGAAGGAATAAATAAAAAATAA